A window of the Natronomonas salina genome harbors these coding sequences:
- a CDS encoding universal stress protein, whose amino-acid sequence MVESILVPMDGSPKSKDGLEHALKEHSEGDVLVLHVMTPFEEWETENDRPTAETIQEWYERSQKRSEEIFAEAKRIAADYDSEVNTQLEVGEPWREIVSVAEENDVDIIVMGSHGRDDGSSLPMGSVAETVMRRSPALVSVVR is encoded by the coding sequence ATGGTCGAGTCGATTCTCGTGCCGATGGACGGATCCCCGAAGTCAAAGGATGGTCTGGAGCACGCCCTCAAGGAACACTCCGAGGGGGACGTCCTCGTCCTCCACGTCATGACGCCGTTCGAGGAGTGGGAGACTGAGAACGACCGCCCGACGGCGGAGACGATTCAAGAGTGGTACGAACGGTCACAGAAACGTTCAGAGGAGATCTTCGCGGAGGCTAAACGAATTGCCGCCGACTACGATAGCGAGGTCAATACACAACTGGAGGTCGGCGAGCCGTGGCGAGAGATAGTCTCGGTAGCCGAGGAGAACGATGTCGACATCATCGTGATGGGAAGCCATGGTCGTGACGACGGATCGTCGCTACCGATGGGGAGCGTCGCCGAGACGGTCATGCGACGCTCCCCGGCCCTCGTCTCGGTCGTCAGATAA
- a CDS encoding universal stress protein, with protein MPDLLVPMDGHPPAETALQYALTEFPDARITVLYVIGVVDSESEAERVSGYREDKYERERESATDVFETVEQYAADADVDVDTDIAYGPPSRTIPEYADGFDGVVMGEHGQAGARQILLGGVAETVVRRAPVPVTVVRDCSTGTGDGRFLVAVDGSPPSRRAVEHAFARHEPAEVVLLHVVDPSDAHGGGLIDDIRDAPPHGSDAWYDHVESAAERLLSECRESVASLAGEASVITDVEVGDPSRVIVERAGRDGSDHVIVGSHGRTGLDRLVLGSVAERVVRRAPVTVTVVP; from the coding sequence ATGCCAGACCTGCTCGTTCCCATGGACGGTCATCCCCCGGCCGAGACCGCTCTTCAGTACGCCCTGACCGAATTCCCCGATGCTCGCATCACGGTACTGTACGTGATTGGCGTCGTCGACTCGGAGTCGGAAGCCGAACGCGTCTCCGGCTATCGGGAGGACAAGTACGAACGTGAACGGGAGTCGGCGACAGACGTCTTCGAGACGGTCGAACAGTATGCCGCGGATGCTGACGTCGACGTCGACACCGATATCGCATACGGTCCGCCCTCAAGGACCATCCCAGAGTACGCCGACGGGTTCGACGGCGTCGTCATGGGTGAGCACGGACAGGCGGGCGCGAGGCAAATCCTCCTCGGTGGCGTCGCCGAGACGGTCGTCCGCCGGGCGCCCGTTCCCGTGACCGTGGTACGTGATTGTTCAACCGGAACGGGAGACGGGAGGTTCCTCGTCGCAGTTGACGGGTCGCCGCCATCGCGGCGGGCGGTCGAGCACGCGTTCGCCAGACACGAGCCGGCCGAGGTGGTCCTCCTCCACGTCGTTGATCCGAGCGACGCGCACGGCGGAGGCCTGATAGACGACATCCGGGACGCACCACCCCACGGGTCAGACGCGTGGTACGATCATGTCGAGTCGGCGGCCGAACGGCTCCTATCCGAGTGTCGCGAGTCGGTCGCCAGTCTTGCCGGCGAGGCGTCTGTCATCACCGACGTCGAGGTCGGCGACCCCTCCCGCGTCATCGTCGAGCGGGCTGGTCGAGACGGCTCCGACCACGTCATCGTTGGGAGTCACGGTCGGACCGGGCTGGATCGGCTGGTACTCGGCAGCGTCGCCGAACGCGTCGTCCGACGTGCGCCGGTCACTGTGACCGTCGTTCCGTGA
- a CDS encoding calcium-translocating P-type ATPase, PMCA-type, producing MVERSHSLTQEEVVAELDTDEEGLSTEEAQRRLERHGENEFTAHSGRSPLKIFVAQFDSVLIWVLVAAAVLSLVAGHTVDTALIAIIVVANGIFGFVQDYRAERSLESLRELTAPTAEVRRNGETVETDATELVPGDVVELSSGDVVPADGRLLEETELEVEEASLTGESLPVNKDPEPVAPDTPLAERDSMVYKGTNVTRGHGVAVVSATGSKTEMGAIADQLAATEETDTPLQRELDDLGRTLGLGVIALSALVVPLLWFRGTPLVETGLTAVSLAVAAVPEGLPAVVTLTLALGVRQMADENTLVRRLPAVEALGSVDVICTDKTGTLTEGRMTASRVWVDDTIADLGDVEEPKASDRTESGPTDRVHRLLEAGALCNDATVEEGEPTEQALVQAADSCGINVESLRAENPRTDEIPFSSERKWMGTIHGDRGYVKGAPEVVLSMASRILTDDGPVELTEERAARVEERTGEFADDALRVLAVAYADNPDDLESDLVFVGLVGMIDPPRDEVADAIEATRRAGIDVKMVTGDNVRTAAAIAGSLGMGQEVLEGRDVEGLSDEELRDRVESVDVFARTSPEHKVRILQALQGNGHVVAMTGDGVNDAPALKNADIGVAMGERGTDVARQASDVVLLDDNYATIERAIERGRAIFDNIWKFVAYLLSANVAEVAIVFLASLFGYLILPAVQLLWINLLTDGLPALALGADPESGDVMERTPRDPDRGIVDRGMLGLIGGTGLVTTVVMLGLMFFSLAGAASVTPYALTMVFTGFVVLEFEKLYVIRWLRETPTFSNPWLAGAVLVSLAAQLAVLYTPLNRYFGTIPLGTADWAILGGIMLVCLPAYLAVAGAVRRFEA from the coding sequence GTGGTAGAGCGATCGCATAGCCTGACTCAGGAGGAGGTCGTCGCGGAACTCGACACCGACGAGGAGGGGCTGTCGACCGAGGAGGCCCAGCGGCGGCTCGAGCGACACGGAGAAAACGAGTTCACGGCCCATTCGGGACGCTCGCCGCTCAAGATTTTCGTCGCGCAATTCGACAGCGTCCTCATCTGGGTTCTGGTCGCGGCAGCGGTCCTGTCGCTGGTGGCAGGCCACACCGTCGATACGGCCCTCATCGCGATCATCGTCGTGGCGAACGGGATCTTCGGGTTCGTCCAAGACTACCGCGCCGAACGGAGTCTCGAATCACTTCGGGAGCTCACCGCCCCGACGGCCGAGGTCCGCCGCAACGGAGAGACAGTCGAGACCGATGCGACCGAACTCGTCCCCGGCGACGTCGTCGAGCTCTCCAGCGGCGACGTCGTCCCGGCCGACGGGCGGCTCCTCGAGGAGACAGAACTCGAGGTCGAGGAGGCCTCGCTGACCGGCGAGAGCCTGCCGGTGAACAAGGACCCGGAGCCGGTGGCGCCGGATACGCCGCTCGCCGAGCGTGACTCGATGGTGTACAAAGGGACGAATGTCACCCGGGGCCACGGCGTCGCGGTCGTTTCGGCGACCGGATCCAAGACGGAGATGGGCGCTATCGCCGACCAACTGGCGGCCACCGAAGAGACGGACACGCCCCTCCAGCGCGAACTGGACGACCTCGGGCGGACCCTCGGTCTCGGCGTGATCGCCCTCTCCGCGCTTGTCGTACCCCTCCTGTGGTTCCGCGGGACACCGCTCGTCGAGACGGGGCTCACGGCGGTCTCACTAGCCGTCGCAGCGGTACCGGAGGGGCTGCCGGCCGTCGTCACCCTCACGCTGGCGCTCGGTGTGCGCCAGATGGCCGATGAGAACACGCTCGTCCGTCGACTCCCGGCCGTTGAAGCGCTGGGGTCTGTCGACGTCATCTGCACGGATAAGACTGGGACGCTCACGGAGGGCCGGATGACGGCAAGCCGTGTCTGGGTTGACGACACCATCGCCGACTTGGGCGACGTCGAGGAGCCCAAGGCTTCTGACCGCACGGAGTCCGGGCCGACCGACCGCGTCCATCGCCTCTTGGAAGCCGGTGCCCTGTGCAACGACGCGACGGTTGAAGAGGGTGAACCGACCGAGCAGGCGCTGGTCCAAGCTGCCGACTCCTGCGGAATAAACGTCGAGAGCCTCCGCGCCGAGAATCCCCGGACCGACGAGATCCCGTTCTCCTCCGAGCGGAAGTGGATGGGGACGATCCACGGCGACCGAGGGTATGTCAAGGGGGCGCCGGAGGTCGTACTGTCGATGGCCTCCAGAATTCTCACCGACGACGGACCAGTCGAGCTCACCGAGGAGCGAGCGGCACGGGTCGAGGAGCGAACGGGCGAGTTCGCCGACGACGCGCTTCGCGTCCTCGCGGTAGCCTACGCGGACAACCCCGACGACCTCGAGAGCGACCTGGTCTTCGTGGGTCTCGTGGGGATGATTGATCCGCCACGCGATGAGGTCGCCGACGCTATCGAGGCGACCAGGCGTGCCGGCATCGACGTGAAGATGGTCACCGGGGACAACGTCCGGACGGCGGCCGCCATCGCCGGCTCGCTCGGCATGGGCCAAGAGGTCCTCGAGGGACGGGACGTAGAGGGATTGAGCGACGAGGAGCTCCGTGACCGGGTCGAGTCGGTCGACGTGTTCGCCCGGACCTCTCCGGAACATAAGGTCCGCATCCTGCAGGCACTGCAGGGGAACGGTCACGTCGTCGCGATGACGGGCGACGGCGTCAACGACGCCCCGGCGCTGAAGAACGCGGACATCGGTGTGGCAATGGGAGAGCGCGGGACGGACGTCGCCAGGCAGGCCAGCGACGTCGTGCTGTTGGACGATAACTACGCGACCATCGAGCGGGCGATCGAGCGGGGTCGGGCGATCTTCGACAACATCTGGAAGTTCGTCGCCTACCTCCTGAGCGCGAACGTCGCTGAGGTAGCCATCGTGTTCCTCGCCTCACTGTTCGGTTATCTAATTCTCCCGGCGGTGCAGCTGCTGTGGATCAATCTCCTTACCGACGGGCTCCCCGCGCTGGCGCTCGGCGCGGACCCGGAGAGCGGCGACGTGATGGAACGGACACCGCGCGACCCGGACCGGGGGATCGTCGATCGGGGGATGCTTGGGCTGATTGGTGGGACCGGTCTCGTGACCACGGTCGTCATGCTCGGTCTGATGTTCTTCTCGCTGGCCGGCGCGGCCAGCGTCACGCCGTACGCGTTGACGATGGTGTTCACCGGGTTCGTCGTCCTCGAGTTCGAGAAGCTGTACGTAATCCGCTGGCTGCGGGAGACGCCGACGTTCTCGAATCCCTGGCTGGCCGGTGCCGTGCTCGTCTCGCTCGCAGCGCAGCTAGCGGTCCTATACACGCCGCTCAACCGGTACTTCGGGACAATCCCGCTCGGCACCGCTGACTGGGCGATTCTGGGCGGCATCATGCTGGTGTGTCTCCCCGCTTATCTCGCAGTCGCGGGGGCCGTCAGACGGTTCGAGGCGTGA
- a CDS encoding VIT1/CCC1 transporter family protein, with amino-acid sequence MTSIRRFLERLVAREDVLAISRRYFVSNGFDGTLTSIGVIVGAVLSGVPNGLTVIKIGLGAAVGLGTSAVWSVWEIERAETRAEIHRLERAMLVDLNDTRIEREQAGVRVVHATMSGLGPIIGILVPLSPFLVAGTVLTMVEAALVAVALGVSVLGVFGAYMGSISGQRWYVAAARMGLAGLVVAAINVFLPG; translated from the coding sequence GTGACCTCGATTCGCCGGTTCCTCGAGCGACTGGTGGCGAGGGAGGATGTCCTAGCGATCTCTCGACGGTATTTCGTCTCTAACGGGTTCGATGGGACACTGACGAGTATCGGCGTCATTGTCGGCGCTGTGCTCTCGGGGGTACCCAACGGCCTTACCGTGATCAAGATCGGTCTCGGCGCCGCCGTCGGACTCGGAACGTCAGCAGTCTGGAGCGTCTGGGAGATAGAGCGGGCCGAGACCAGAGCCGAGATACACCGCCTGGAGCGGGCAATGCTGGTCGACCTCAACGATACGCGCATTGAGCGCGAGCAGGCCGGTGTCCGCGTGGTCCACGCGACGATGAGTGGCCTCGGCCCGATTATCGGGATCCTCGTCCCCCTCTCCCCATTCCTGGTCGCGGGGACGGTCCTCACGATGGTCGAGGCAGCGCTCGTCGCCGTCGCACTCGGAGTCAGCGTTCTCGGTGTGTTCGGCGCGTACATGGGTTCAATCTCGGGCCAGCGGTGGTATGTAGCGGCCGCTAGGATGGGGCTCGCGGGGCTCGTCGTTGCCGCCATCAACGTGTTTCTCCCGGGATAA
- a CDS encoding DUF211 domain-containing protein: protein MAPVRRLVIDVLKPHEPPIVEFTTRLSGIDAVDGVNATLVELDKEVQNVKLTFEGDALRFDPIEAEIEHLGGAVHSVDQVACGEYIVEDRPTPQDR, encoded by the coding sequence ATGGCACCCGTTCGTCGACTCGTCATCGACGTCCTGAAACCTCACGAACCACCGATTGTCGAGTTCACGACCAGACTCTCGGGGATCGACGCGGTCGACGGCGTGAACGCAACGCTCGTCGAACTCGACAAGGAGGTCCAGAACGTCAAGCTCACATTCGAGGGGGATGCGCTGAGGTTCGACCCCATCGAGGCAGAGATCGAGCACTTGGGCGGGGCCGTCCACTCGGTCGACCAGGTCGCTTGCGGGGAGTATATCGTCGAGGATCGCCCGACACCGCAAGACCGCTAA
- a CDS encoding CBS domain-containing protein codes for MHISDIISAEYVSLDPDARVSKLAGAFEDPEVRGVIVHGEEFEGVVTRTELATSHRHPDGKVGSLIRHVPRLAPDEDVREVARLMIDSDSRVLPVFEGRELRGVVTVDDVLGAVEPYLEAATVADAASKDLVTVEPGSPVDEVLHKFRDNHVTHLPAVADDQAVGILSLHDVVAVTVRPEHRSQGGDPGGRDAFGGTGTGSTGTTHGGYGAREGELNRVLDLPVRDVMVSPVRTTHSDATLETAVTAMFDAGVSSLVVTADGRPTGIVTKTDVLKALTWEAEGNRAVEVNGTDLLGDTDYDEVVAMIDRFDDRNSDMAVLGAKIHLHEHDERRRGTSLLLARVRLHTDRGLFVASGEGFGAGQAIATARDVLERRLRDAKTHGKSKKHPDADFWEQRFGWMLKA; via the coding sequence ATGCACATATCCGACATCATCTCAGCTGAGTACGTCTCGCTCGACCCCGACGCAAGGGTCTCCAAGCTCGCCGGCGCGTTCGAGGACCCTGAGGTCCGGGGCGTGATCGTCCACGGCGAGGAGTTCGAGGGGGTCGTCACGCGAACAGAACTGGCGACCTCCCACCGCCACCCGGACGGGAAGGTCGGCTCGCTCATCCGGCACGTCCCTCGACTTGCCCCGGACGAGGACGTCCGCGAAGTCGCGCGGCTCATGATCGACAGTGACTCGCGGGTCCTCCCGGTCTTCGAAGGCCGGGAGCTCCGCGGGGTCGTCACCGTTGACGACGTCCTCGGCGCGGTCGAGCCGTACCTTGAGGCGGCGACGGTCGCAGATGCCGCCTCGAAGGACCTCGTCACCGTGGAGCCCGGGTCGCCCGTGGACGAGGTCCTTCACAAGTTTCGGGACAATCACGTCACGCACCTGCCGGCCGTCGCGGACGACCAGGCGGTTGGCATCCTCAGCCTCCACGACGTGGTGGCGGTCACCGTCCGGCCGGAACACCGCAGCCAGGGCGGCGACCCCGGCGGACGGGACGCCTTTGGCGGGACCGGCACCGGGAGCACCGGCACTACCCACGGCGGATACGGGGCTCGCGAGGGCGAACTCAATCGGGTGCTGGACCTGCCGGTCCGTGACGTTATGGTTTCGCCGGTCCGGACGACACATTCCGACGCGACCCTCGAGACCGCCGTAACGGCAATGTTCGACGCGGGTGTGTCGTCGCTGGTCGTCACCGCCGACGGCCGCCCAACGGGAATAGTCACGAAGACGGACGTCCTCAAGGCGCTCACCTGGGAGGCCGAGGGCAACCGTGCCGTCGAGGTGAACGGCACCGACCTCCTGGGGGACACCGATTATGACGAGGTCGTCGCGATGATCGATCGCTTCGATGACCGTAACAGCGATATGGCGGTCTTGGGCGCGAAGATTCACCTCCACGAACACGACGAGCGGCGCCGCGGAACGTCGCTGTTGCTTGCGCGTGTTCGTCTACACACTGACCGTGGGCTGTTCGTGGCCTCCGGCGAGGGGTTCGGCGCGGGCCAGGCTATAGCGACAGCCCGTGACGTCCTTGAGCGGCGGCTCCGCGATGCGAAGACCCACGGCAAGAGCAAGAAGCACCCTGACGCGGACTTCTGGGAGCAGCGCTTCGGCTGGATGCTCAAGGCGTGA
- a CDS encoding proteasome assembly chaperone family protein has protein sequence MGTNDASTRFEGDTALPTDSATLVEGVPGLGMVAAITVDQLRTQLGLEQHGTIVSEDLPPVVAFQDGRVRDAVRVYAGRDPAVMTLESDVPIPPAAVDSLSQCVIDDLAESLERAVFLAGAPAQSEEQIGEVVGVATTMDLEHALADADIALAEGSGAVGGVTGSLLKDCYHANLPAAVLIVGSNPYLPDPTAARAVIEDALEPLVDFDVDTGALVERAEEIQQ, from the coding sequence ATGGGGACCAACGACGCATCCACGCGGTTCGAAGGCGACACGGCGCTACCGACCGACTCGGCCACGCTCGTGGAGGGAGTACCCGGACTAGGGATGGTTGCGGCGATCACGGTCGACCAGCTCCGGACGCAGCTCGGGCTCGAACAGCACGGCACCATCGTCTCAGAGGACCTCCCGCCAGTCGTGGCGTTCCAGGACGGCCGCGTCAGGGACGCTGTGCGGGTCTACGCCGGCCGGGATCCGGCGGTGATGACCCTGGAGAGCGACGTCCCGATCCCGCCTGCCGCTGTCGACTCGCTGAGCCAGTGCGTCATCGACGATCTGGCCGAGTCCTTAGAGCGCGCCGTCTTCCTCGCGGGCGCACCCGCCCAGTCGGAGGAGCAGATCGGCGAGGTGGTCGGCGTCGCGACGACGATGGACCTGGAGCATGCGCTGGCCGACGCCGATATCGCGCTTGCGGAGGGGTCGGGCGCGGTCGGCGGTGTTACTGGTTCGCTTCTGAAGGACTGCTACCACGCCAACCTGCCGGCGGCGGTCCTCATCGTTGGGTCGAACCCTTACCTGCCAGATCCGACGGCGGCCCGGGCCGTCATCGAGGACGCCCTTGAACCGCTCGTCGACTTCGATGTCGACACGGGAGCGCTCGTCGAACGGGCCGAGGAGATCCAACAGTAG
- the hemE gene encoding uroporphyrinogen decarboxylase encodes MNNLLVRAARGERTERPPVWLMRQAGRHIPEYREIRSNHSFREAIETPEIAERITLLPWKLYEPDGLVIYSDILTVLEPLGFEYHVESGVGPVVENPVQGPDDIERERQDVRSSLDFVGDLLGRLRTSVGNRTALIGFAGGPFTLASYVVAGGVSHRHDPIRRFRVEHPEAFRSLLETFATAVRESLEYQIEEGADVVQLFDTYASVLSRSDYEEFVQPVHEEILSDLDAPSIVFVRGMDGKIDLLEKTGADVIGLDWTVDMAAARRQLGETPVQGNLDPQFLFGDEEFVRRQTRSVIEAAGPEGHILNLGHGVHRETPVESVRTFVETAKSFEWDE; translated from the coding sequence ATGAACAATCTGCTTGTGCGGGCTGCGCGGGGGGAACGAACCGAGCGGCCGCCGGTCTGGCTGATGCGTCAGGCGGGACGACACATTCCGGAGTATAGGGAGATACGAAGCAACCACTCGTTCAGGGAGGCGATCGAGACGCCGGAGATTGCCGAACGAATTACGCTACTTCCCTGGAAGCTGTACGAACCAGACGGTCTCGTCATTTACTCGGACATTCTCACAGTGCTTGAGCCACTGGGGTTCGAGTACCACGTTGAGTCGGGCGTCGGGCCCGTCGTGGAGAATCCCGTCCAGGGCCCCGACGACATCGAACGCGAGCGCCAGGACGTCCGCTCGTCGCTGGATTTCGTCGGTGACCTCCTAGGTCGACTCCGAACAAGTGTCGGCAACCGAACCGCGCTCATCGGTTTCGCAGGCGGGCCGTTCACCCTCGCCTCCTACGTGGTGGCCGGCGGCGTCTCCCACCGCCACGACCCGATCCGCCGGTTCCGAGTCGAACACCCTGAGGCATTCCGGTCGCTCCTAGAGACGTTCGCGACAGCCGTCCGGGAATCCCTCGAGTACCAGATCGAAGAAGGCGCCGATGTGGTACAGCTGTTCGACACGTATGCGAGCGTTCTCTCGCGCAGCGACTACGAGGAGTTCGTCCAGCCGGTCCACGAGGAGATTCTCTCGGACCTGGACGCCCCCTCAATCGTGTTCGTCCGTGGGATGGATGGCAAGATTGACCTCCTCGAGAAGACTGGCGCCGACGTTATCGGGCTGGACTGGACTGTCGACATGGCGGCGGCCAGACGACAGCTGGGTGAGACCCCCGTCCAAGGGAACCTTGACCCGCAGTTCCTATTCGGCGACGAGGAGTTTGTCCGCCGTCAAACCCGATCGGTCATCGAGGCCGCGGGCCCGGAGGGACATATCCTGAACCTGGGCCACGGCGTCCACCGGGAGACGCCCGTCGAGAGCGTCCGGACGTTCGTGGAGACGGCGAAGTCCTTCGAGTGGGACGAATGA
- the hemG gene encoding protoporphyrinogen oxidase, whose translation MTVGIVGAGITGLAVTHYLSERDVDVVTFEAAAEPGGVIESRRADDHVLEYGPQRIRLVSQLEALIDDLNLREEMLVADEDLPLYVYAEERLREVPRSLRGFLETDLLSWRGKLRLLAEPLTSNASTDERAATLFQRKFGHEAYHNVIEPLFGGIFGSDPSEMPAEYSLSRLVAMEERRGSLLRVAVDRLLGDGDVPPPVSFTDGLQSLPEAIYDAHRPYVHLDTTVEAVRADGDGYRLETGGSNARVDELVVTVPAADAASLLVDLESASPGPLRDLTYNPLALVFLKASVDRQGFGYQVRRDEPLRTLGVTWNASLFDRVGVHTAFLGGMDDPEAVELPAEELGAIASREFQDVLGVEPSVIDVRKMPRAFPAYDTSWAALDEVSLPTDVHLATNYTGRMGVTARLREAERLATRLAGSETGTTVTPETA comes from the coding sequence ATGACCGTCGGCATCGTCGGCGCGGGAATAACCGGCCTCGCGGTGACGCATTACCTTTCCGAGCGGGATGTCGACGTTGTGACCTTCGAGGCCGCCGCAGAACCTGGCGGCGTAATCGAGTCCCGACGCGCCGACGACCACGTATTGGAATACGGTCCACAACGCATCCGGCTGGTGTCCCAACTGGAGGCGCTCATCGACGACCTCAACCTCCGGGAAGAAATGTTGGTCGCCGACGAGGACTTGCCCCTCTACGTGTACGCTGAAGAGCGCCTACGGGAGGTCCCCCGGTCGCTGCGGGGGTTTTTAGAGACCGACCTCCTTTCTTGGCGGGGGAAGCTCCGCCTCCTCGCGGAACCGCTGACCAGCAACGCCAGCACCGATGAGCGGGCTGCGACGCTGTTCCAGCGCAAGTTCGGGCACGAGGCCTACCACAACGTGATTGAACCGTTGTTCGGCGGTATCTTCGGGTCCGACCCTTCGGAGATGCCGGCCGAGTACTCCCTCTCACGACTCGTGGCCATGGAGGAGCGGAGGGGGTCGCTGCTCCGGGTCGCCGTCGACCGCCTCCTGGGTGACGGTGACGTCCCACCGCCGGTCTCGTTCACCGATGGTCTCCAGTCGCTCCCGGAAGCCATCTACGACGCCCACCGGCCATACGTTCACTTGGACACAACCGTCGAGGCGGTCCGGGCCGACGGTGACGGCTATAGACTCGAGACTGGCGGAAGCAACGCCCGGGTGGACGAACTCGTGGTGACGGTGCCAGCCGCCGACGCGGCATCGCTGCTGGTCGACCTGGAGTCAGCCTCCCCTGGCCCGCTCCGCGACCTCACATACAACCCCCTGGCCCTCGTGTTCCTGAAGGCGTCTGTCGATCGGCAAGGGTTCGGCTACCAGGTCCGGCGCGACGAACCTCTCCGGACGCTGGGCGTCACATGGAACGCGAGTCTTTTCGACCGAGTCGGCGTCCACACGGCGTTCCTCGGCGGGATGGACGACCCAGAGGCCGTGGAGCTGCCGGCGGAGGAACTTGGCGCCATCGCAAGCCGAGAGTTCCAAGACGTCCTGGGCGTCGAGCCCTCCGTCATTGATGTCCGGAAGATGCCCCGAGCGTTCCCGGCCTACGACACCTCTTGGGCGGCGCTCGACGAGGTATCGCTGCCAACGGATGTCCACCTGGCGACAAACTACACGGGCCGCATGGGTGTCACCGCTCGACTCAGAGAGGCCGAGCGGCTCGCAACCAGACTGGCGGGATCCGAAACCGGGACGACGGTCACCCCCGAAACCGCCTGA
- the hemH gene encoding ferrochelatase produces the protein MDSGVVLLNFGEPEQPIREDVVDYLERIFFANADIEGETTEAEARERAEQLAQRRAPGLMEEYEEIGGSPLQLHAKTQASMLETELRDRGYDSTTYVGMQYTEPFIDETVSRAREDGVDQLIGLPIYPLCGPSTTVAALEELNAAIESLEWNVTVSELTGWHRHSVYTRLRADNIRSFLRTKGLTLDADTQLVFSAHGTPQYYLDGGSRYVEYVEEFCEAIAAQLGVEDYELGYQNHENRDVDWTQPDVEDVVEGLEAERVVVEPVSFMHEQSETLSELDVELREEAEEEGLGFHRVPIPYDDERFAGLLADLVEPFLAGFDPGYYNLRRCQCRDDPTAFCLNAPQNR, from the coding sequence ATGGACAGCGGGGTTGTACTATTGAACTTCGGGGAGCCGGAACAGCCGATCAGGGAGGACGTCGTCGACTATCTGGAACGGATTTTCTTCGCGAACGCCGACATCGAGGGCGAGACTACCGAGGCGGAGGCTCGAGAGCGAGCAGAACAGCTCGCACAGCGGCGTGCCCCCGGCCTCATGGAGGAGTATGAGGAGATCGGTGGCTCACCCCTACAGTTGCATGCTAAGACCCAGGCGTCGATGCTCGAGACCGAACTCCGGGATAGGGGGTACGACTCGACGACGTACGTTGGGATGCAGTACACGGAACCATTCATCGACGAGACGGTTTCGCGTGCTCGCGAAGACGGGGTGGACCAGCTGATCGGACTGCCGATCTACCCACTCTGTGGTCCTTCGACGACAGTCGCTGCACTTGAGGAGCTGAACGCGGCAATCGAATCGCTGGAGTGGAACGTGACGGTCAGCGAGCTCACAGGCTGGCACCGCCACTCGGTCTACACTCGTCTCAGGGCCGATAACATCCGGTCGTTCCTCCGGACGAAGGGCCTCACCCTCGACGCGGACACGCAACTCGTCTTCTCTGCACACGGGACACCGCAGTACTACCTCGACGGGGGGAGCCGATACGTGGAGTATGTCGAAGAGTTCTGCGAGGCAATCGCCGCCCAACTCGGCGTCGAAGACTACGAACTTGGCTATCAGAACCACGAGAACCGTGATGTCGACTGGACACAGCCGGATGTCGAGGACGTCGTCGAGGGCCTCGAGGCCGAGCGGGTGGTCGTCGAACCGGTCAGTTTCATGCACGAGCAGTCGGAGACGCTCTCCGAACTCGACGTCGAACTCCGTGAGGAGGCTGAGGAAGAGGGTCTGGGGTTCCACCGGGTCCCTATCCCGTACGACGACGAACGGTTCGCCGGCCTGCTGGCCGACCTGGTCGAACCGTTCCTCGCCGGCTTCGACCCGGGATACTACAATCTCCGGCGGTGCCAGTGCCGAGACGACCCGACGGCGTTCTGCCTGAACGCCCCCCAAAATCGATGA